The genomic window CAAGGCTGACGGCGGACAGGCCAAGACCAAGCAGATCACAAACCACGCAAGCAAACCACCAGAGACCAAATCATCACAGCTCCGAAATCGCACCAGGTCCGACCCAGCCCTACccctagcacagaaatttggatTTAAACGCCAGGTCAATCTAGAGGTAGCTGCCAACAATCATAAGCCTGAACCTGCTCAGGGTAAAACGACGAAGATCAGAAGATCTCTCAGTCAAAGCACAGCAAGCAGCGATGAAAACTCGGAAAGGGATTTGACAGAGGTGGCGTCCAGCAAAGGTGCGACTCCAATCAGTGATTTCAAAAGTAAAGAACAGTTGATCAACAACAAGGCTTCTGCAGCTTCCACTGCTCAGGGCTCCGCCGCAGCAAGGCAAGGGTTTGCCGAGTCGCATCATCTCTTTGGTTTATCTGGCCCTGCAAAGAAGACCCCACCACCGTCATCAGCAAATCGCTTGAAGACCCAGCAAGCGAATCACTCCGACTCAACACAACCTTATCCAGCGCCTCACCAATGCCCACAGCCCCCCTTATCAGCTGACAAGTACCTGACGCCCCTTCAACAGAAAGACAGACAGTTACGTGAATCGAACTCTCATATCTTGAAATTGCAAAAGGTTATACAAGAGCAGACTGAGCGGATTCAGCACTTTGAGGAAGAGAAGGAGAGAGACTTGGAAAAGTTACGGAACCAGAAAAATGAAGAAATTGAGCTTCTTCTCGATCAAATTAAGGTGAGTACGGTACCATATCGatcttcttcatcatcatcGAGGCTTTAGTTTATacgcctgggcccaatttcattaagctctTAAGCACAataacctgctaagcacaggaatattttgctcagcaaaaacaggttaccagttaACATTCCATTGAGTTTAcgttgttgtgactggtgcctcactcattttgtgcttagcagagaagtttgagcagtattttctgcttaacagctttatgaaattaggcctttTGTCTTGGACCCTTGACCTACGGGCCTGCCCATCTCCATTTGATCtcttttatgtttttaattatgtcattaaattttgttttcatatattttttttacggTAAAAAAAATCTCTTTGTTTCATTTAACGCAAACTATACTTTATGTAACAGTCATTGGAGCAGGATATTGTGCAGAGAGAACGCACAATAAATGAGAGACAAAAATTACTTGAAAGCGAGGAATGCACTTCGGCCTCTCTCAAGCAACAAATCGAAGACATGAAGAAAGAATTGGAGGATAAAGAAGCGGTTCATCAACAGAGATACCTGGATATGTATCAGAAGGTGGGAACGAAATTCCGTTCAATCTTACTTTCATTTCAATTATAAACTCCAACcactggagtgcgttttggcaaccccaaccagaaacattggtcatcggttgagcgttttcgcgTGGTCGGTTGAGCGCAGTGACGATGCTGTTCAAACCAACCGGTAACCGACTTTTTGAGTTGGTTGGGCTTTGGTTAGGGGTCAAAACACACTCCAGGTCTTTTTTCAGGAGAACCAATTAGAGCAGTGACTGACTAAATTGGTCATGAAAGTTGCATGAGAggaatgaaagagaaaaaaaacctttgttgcacaactttgtgtgcttttaagatgcataataaaaggcttccggCCTTGTCTTAAATGACCTCTTACTTCAGAGGCAGtcatttctcagaatgttttatactatcaacagctctatgttgcttgttaccaagtgtgtttttatgctaacaattattttgagtaattaccaatagtatccagtgcctatTAGACAAAGATGCACCATGCCACATATAGTACAGCCAAAGGCAGTGACATTGATCTACAGGCAGCTGCTCTTTCCCCACGATGTAAAAATGCCAACAAACACAATTAGACAAAAACAAACTGATCATTGGCGCCGTCTATGTTTTCTgttgaaagtattttttttttagaggaaTAAACGTATACAGCAATTACTGTACGCCTACATTTTCAGTCTGAAACTGTTCATACAGTGCAAGGTTTACAGTCCCTCACTCTCTAACAAACCAAGTTTTTAGGGGGGACTCCTTTTTTGCCCAATCCCCCCATGAGATCGAAAAATTCACAAATAAATGGCGAGCAAAAAGTcacccatcccccccccctttaaaatagaatttaaactgcctctagctaccgggcaatctcagtggtcttgctctagaattacaaaggtcgagggttcgaatcccacctgagaaatatgcctgtgatacaATGTATGTTCACAGAGCTTTGGAAAGTACTAAATATACAGTGCTggcacacattggtgtatggctaaaacccaaattaatattctttatctcctaTGCAAATGTCCATATGTTAATTGTTTTCCTGGTACCCATTTCAGGGGCGTGAAGCCCAGCTGATCGACCAAGAGGAAGATCTGATGTGTTCAGCCATTGCTACTGCTCCGAATAAAGATGCTCCAACTCGCCATCTGGTTAGGAGTCTTGAGAAGAAAGAACAAGAATTGGAGAAACTCAGACAGACGTTCCGTGAGGATGTCTACCACAGGAGTCCTCTGCTGGATACAGACTCTGCTGCTcaggtaatttttattttaattttatgcaagttgccagacacacaaggcctgaaggtcacttcaaggtgtgagcTACATCCATAGGTcaatgccacctactcctaggactGAAATAGGGtaaccccttttacagtccatacagatgtaggctttgatatcatccatcagaagcctggctggtagaaaagcactacctcccaaattTTACGTGGtgtcaagtgtcatgaccgagactcggacccacactctgctgatcaaacaccagagcttgaatccagtgctcttaaccgctcagccatgcCGTTCCGCAAATGGGGAAACGGGTGAATATAGGACCTGGGATCAACATTCAGATTCATCATAAGATGAGGTATTATGGGGTTTGatacattgcatggtgaggtatcaatgtatatttagtTCACTGTaacaccagggctcaatttcatagagctgctaagcacgaaaatttgcttagcatgaaatttcttctgtaataaaaacatttcttctgtaataaaaacagagtcATAAGATGAGGTATTATGGGGTTTGatacattgcatggtgaggtatcaatgtatatttagtTCACTGTaacaccagggctcaatttcatagagctgctaagcacgaaaatttgtttagcatgaaatttcttctgtaataaaaacatttcttctgtaataaaaacagagtcATAAGATGAGGTATTATGGGGTTTGatacattgcatggtgaggtatcaatgtatatttagtTCACTGTaacaccagggctcaatttcatagagctgctaagcacgaaaatttgcttagcatgaaatttcttctgtaataaaaacagagttacaaaccaaatttccatttgctgcatattgcttgttactggtattcagctgttgtttggttATCCTGATAattacatggaaatttggttggtaatcatgtttttatcaaaaaagaaatttcatgctaagcaaattgttgtgctcagcagctttatgaaattgggccctggtgtgtaCTATCTATCTAGATTTGTTCTTCTGAGAACCTGTCTTGCTACTGTATTCTACAACCTTCATTCATTTATGCTTATGAATATGTCTAATAAGTGATGAGCCTCATCACTGTAGCTCTCAACCCCGGGAAAACTTGTAAACAatggtgcttgctatgtgaaccagaatgTTAACTCCTATCTTCCGCCATAAGTTttgtgggttcttttacatgcactgCAAATCCTTATACACGAGGCCTACGGCTTAATGTCACATCTGAAGGACATAGCAATGACGGTAAAGCATTGTTTAAAGGCTGCGGCATTCAAGTTCAACATCACAGAAACCCTCTGAAATTTGAGAAATGACTTATGCATGAACTGTTTTtcacagattcaaatgttttgtttgtaattcattttaagagtgttAGAAAACGATgcattccctttaaacaaatttgagaAATGCCTGTGGCTACATACCACAAACAAAAGACCATCTGGACGTGTCCTAAACAATGATACAAATCTCCTCTGATCAAATGTTACATTATATTGATCCATTCAAGCTCATGGCAGCTCGGGAaatattgagtatacagtgctaattaacacacataggtgtatatgggtaaaaccaaaacaagttAATCTTTTAGGTTATTCAACAAGATTTTTGATTTAATCCATTCACTGCTGTGTTTTTAGGCATATTACTTGTactttggtgggattcgaaccaacgacctttgccATTCAATAGAGTTATTGAATATgtccactagaccaccgagcttgcTGGCTATGGACTCTGCAAGCCCTGCGCGTATTCTAACTTTtaggaccattgtggtcccaacttTAAGGAATTTtatgtggtcccaaccttaagGAATTTTATGTGGGAGAGATTTTGCTTggtaaaatattttagttttactGTAGTTGATGACCATGGAAATTATATGGGTTTTCAATAATTGGTCAACCTTCCTGATCTTGTCCGATTGTTGTTGTGAAGAGAATGAtgtatttgttgttattgtttactTTTCGTGCTGATCCAAATATTGATGCATGTGATAATGATTATGATATCGACATTGGCAACATGCAGGAGATGAAAATATTTGATAATGATGCGGTATTGATGTTTATATAATCATTATGTTGAaagcaaaaatgtgtacaatcgATGAATTACTTACGTTGGCATTGATATTGGTGCAGGTGTCGATGGtatcaattattaatattgacaTTTAATAGGAAGAGATATTGAAGAGTGCTGTGTAATGATGATATCAATTATTGATGATATCaattattgatattgatatttcTTGCAGGTGGAGATCTTGAAGAGCGCTGTGTACTATTACCTGACAGACAAGCAGTCAGATATCAATCTGAGTGTCATGTTATCAATGCTGAGTTACAGTCCAACACAGAAGACGAATATTATCAGCCATCTCAAGAAGAAGAAACCTAAGTAGCAGGACTTCACatctgtcttaaagacactggacactattggtaattgtcaaagaccactcttctcacttgttgtatccaaacatacagccagtgaaaatttgggctcaattggttattgaaGAAActgacgaaagaaaaaacactcttgttgtacaaattagtgtgctttcagatgggaataaaagtcttttattattttagtgagaaactcctctttctcaaaaactagagagacgtttctcacaatgttttatactatcaacaactcgcCTTTGGTCGTTAACAAGTAAATTCTTATGCTAatatacattttgagtaattatcaaacgtgtgCAGTTCCTTTAAAATGCAGTGAAAACCTTAGGTACCGgtattatattatttgtttgcggtaacgccatttgtatatctacttgccaagtagatTTTGGTAATGCTTTATAATCTACTACAGTGAAGTAGATTTTacagaattcgggagacttatgagttctgaaaagagctgtcctgctttttaactactaccggGGTAGAAGGTAGGGAAATCAGATGGGACTACATGTACTACTGAAGCTTTGGTGGTTCAAGTGGACTTCTTGTTCTAAACTTCACTATCACGGAGTGAGTTCCTTATTGGTCTCAaagttttgactagcttgctctagtcatcgtctgTCCGATGAAGTTAATATATGTCtcagccgattttctacctccGCCAAGGTAGtatttttcagaaatgagaGGTCTCCTGAATTCTAAATCTTTATTCTCCAGtaatagaatataaagcaagatagTTCTTTAAAGAGACCAAATATACCTGGCGAGTAGACACAAACTGGTACCGTAAACCATTCAAACCTCACCAATGCCCATAAACCTATAGGCCTACAGCTGCATGTTATCTGAGGCATTGCATCgcg from Asterias amurensis chromosome 17, ASM3211899v1 includes these protein-coding regions:
- the LOC139949795 gene encoding uncharacterized protein yields the protein MEDTKVSLPNGGGVLVESQENGDSLTKHQLERNPEDGEPAMDNQKLNTDMDENHNRDDPLDVAKQDDLTQSVKADGGQAKTKQITNHASKPPETKSSQLRNRTRSDPALPLAQKFGFKRQVNLEVAANNHKPEPAQGKTTKIRRSLSQSTASSDENSERDLTEVASSKGATPISDFKSKEQLINNKASAASTAQGSAAARQGFAESHHLFGLSGPAKKTPPPSSANRLKTQQANHSDSTQPYPAPHQCPQPPLSADKYLTPLQQKDRQLRESNSHILKLQKVIQEQTERIQHFEEEKERDLEKLRNQKNEEIELLLDQIKSLEQDIVQRERTINERQKLLESEECTSASLKQQIEDMKKELEDKEAVHQQRYLDMYQKGREAQLIDQEEDLMCSAIATAPNKDAPTRHLVRSLEKKEQELEKLRQTFREDVYHRSPLLDTDSAAQVEILKSAVYYYLTDKQSDINLSVMLSMLSYSPTQKTNIISHLKKKKPK